One Papio anubis isolate 15944 chromosome 18, Panubis1.0, whole genome shotgun sequence genomic window, ccaaagtgctgggattacaggctcaagcaaccgtgcctggccaactcaTTCTTGTTAACAGCAAAATATCCTGTAGTGTGGATGTGCCCATAATTTATTAAAGTGTTCCCCATAGACAATCAGGTTATAGCTAATTTTTGCCAATGAAAAGCATGATGTAATACACAtccttggctctttttttttttttttttttttttgagacggagtctcgctctgtcacccaggctggagtgcagtggcgcgatctcagctcactgcaagctccgcctcccaggtttacgccattctcctgcctcagcctcccgagtagctgggactacaggcgcccactacctcgcccggctagttttttgtattttttagtagagacggggtttcaccgtattagccaggatggtctcgatctcctgacctcatgatccgcccgtctcggcctcccaaagtgctgggattacaggcttgagccaccgcgcccggccaatccttGGCTCTTATAGCCTGATGCTTTCACTCTGTAGAACAGATTCCTCCAAATTGGAGAGCGAGATAAAAGATTTATGTGTCTTTAAAGTTTTAAGAGATTCTGCCTGATTGCTCTCCCTAAAGGTTGAGGCGATTCATATTCCCACCAGTAACGCGCCAGTTTTTCTGTTGGTACAATCTTAACCCTGGGTGTTATTTGTAACATTTTGTGGGTAAATGTAAACTCATGGTAAATGTAAACATGGTACCCATGTCAACTCATGGGTAAAtgtcttgttttcattttgattttcctGACAGGCCACGCAGagcatctttccatttgtttgttgcCATTTGCCTTTCCTGCTCTGTGAACAGTGTGTTCGGATCCTTGACCCACTTTTCCATTGCACTGTCTTTTCTAATCATTTGTGGGCACTCCTTGGGAGTTTAACTCTGTGATGAGAAGTGCGAATTTCTTCTCCCAGTGGGtatcttttgactttgtttatggCTCTTtttgctaaacttttttttttttttttgagacaaagtctcactcttgttgcccaggctggagtgcaatggtgtaatcttggctcactgcaacctctacctcccgggttcaagtgattctcctgcctcagcctcccaagtagctgggattacaggtggccaccaccacgcccggctaatttttgtagttttagtagatacggggtttcaccatgttggccaggctggtgtcgaactcctgacctcaggtgatccacctgcctcgacctcccaaagtgctgggattacaagcgtgagccactgcgccacacccagaattttttttttttaaataaaggattcTCTACCCTGAGGTTATACAAATTCTACCATTCTTCCTTTAGTATTTaaatagtttcatttaaaaattttggatCTTTAATCTACTAGAAATTATGGTTGTATGTGATATATTAGTGGGGTAATTAAAGCCAAAAATTTTTTTGGTGACTACaatagacacattaaaaaatgcaccagttcattttttagagacagggtctcactctggcatTCAGTGGttcaatcatagttcactgcagcctcgaactcccaggcttaagcaatcctcccacctcagcctcccaaatagctaggattacagatgtgagtcaccatgcccagctagttttttattttattatttttttgagatgtcgtctcactctgttgcccaggctggagtgtagtggtgcgatcttggctcactgcaacctctccctcccgggttcaagcagttctctgccttagtctcccgagtagttgggattacaggtggcgccaccatgcctggctactttttgtattttttagtagagatgaggtttcaccattttggccaggttggtcttgaactcctgacctgaatcccaaagtgctgagccaccatgcctggccctagttttttgtattatgcattttttgtagagacagggtttcgccatgttgcccaggctggtcacgaactcctgggctcaagcagtcctcctaccttggcctcccaaagctctgggactacaggcataagtcaccgcacccagccctcacAAGTTCTAAGTGgattttcacaaactgaaaaaTTATGTATTCAGCACCCCAACGTCCCTTTTGTGTCCTTTGAGCCACTACCCTCAGACAAGGGAAACCACTTAACTGAGTTGTAACACCTATGcaggttgagtatctcttatctgaaatacgtgggaccagaaatgttttgaatttcggatttttttggattttggaatatttgtattatatttactgGTTGAGGATCCCAAATTCAAAAtcctccaatgagcatttcctttgttatgtcagcactcaaaaatgTTGGATTTTCCCATTTGGGATGGTCAACTTGTAATAGTTTTCTAGGGGAATCATCTTATTTTCATGCAGATAACTCATTAGAtttgccaacactttttttttttttttttttgagacggagtcttgctttgtcacccagactgtagtgcactggtacaatcttggctcactgcaacctccacctcccaggttcaagcgattctcctgcctcagcctcccgagtagctgggattacaggtgcccgccaccacacccagctagtttttgtgtttttagtagagacagggtttcaacatgttggccaggctggtctcgaactcctgacctcaggtgatccgcccgcctcggcctcccaaagtgctgggattacaggcgtgagtcacagagCCCGGCTgtcaacactatttattaaatcaGCCACTGATTTAAATCCTTCCTTTAATCTTCAGTACTTTTAAggggaaaatacatttctggCTGCAGGGGATGGAATGGAATAACCTAATGTCTAACAAAGCCGCCCCCTCCTTTACAGACTGCAACTCCCCTGTAGCTGAAGGCTTGCTGGTTGGTAATGGGTTTTCCCCGGGTgctttgtgtgtgtctctgtagGCAAAAGAGCACTGATCGTACTGGCTCACTCAGAAAGGACATCCTTCAACTATGCCATGAAGGAGGCTGCTGTAGCAGCTTTGAAGaagaaagggtgggaggtggCGGAGTCGGACCTCTATGCCATGAACTTCAATCCCATCATTTCCAGAAAGGACATCACAGGTAGGAGTTCCTCCTCCCCTTTTTAATTAGTTCTTTGCGGATCTCCTTGCCTGTGGGTCCTCTGGCCCGGCTTTGGCTCCTCCGGCCCCagcctctctttttcttctctgcagGTAAACTGAAGGACCCTGCGAACTTTCAGTATGCTGACGAATCTATTCTGGCTTATAAAGAGGGCCGTCTGAGCCCAGATATTGTGGCTGAACAAAAGAAgctggaagctgcagaccttGTGATATTCCAGGTATGGGGGGACATTGGAAGTGGTGTCAGGGGCATTTGCATGCTTATTGTCCTAGACATGTCACCTAATTAGGTATGGGATCTTAAACAGTCACCCACTTTACTGCATTCTCTGCAAATAAGGGTGATTACTTTAAAGGTGCAGTATTACATGGATCTCACAGATATTGGGAATCTGGCTGTATTACTGTTGCATATGTAAATGCAActgcaaggccaggcatggtggctcacgcctataatcccagcactttaggaggctgaggccggcggatcacttgaagtcaggagttcgagactatcctggccaacatggtaaaacctggtctctactaaaactacaaaaattagctgggcatggtggcatgtgcctgtagtcccagttactctggaggctgaggcaggagaattgcttgaacctggcaggtggaggttgaagtgagccaagattgtgccactgtaccccatcctggcaacatggcgacagagcgagactccgtctcaaaaaaaaaaaaaaaaagagagagagaaagaaatgcaacTGCATAGATGATGTACAACCCTTGAGCTTGCTTTCTTCTATGTACTTAGTCTCCCCTTCAGTTAGCGATTCCTTCAGTTAGCGATTCCTGTTGGACTCTCAAAATTTGCAGttctcctcctttctccataAAAATCCCAAATACTTTGTAGAATAATCCATGACACATTGACTTCTTTGCCATTGTAGCCTGCCAGCTGAAGGGGGCTTTGAAACCCTGCTGAATGTGTTCCTGCAGCAAACCACAGCCTTTCTTCTTCGGGAAGCGGCCTTACCATTTAGCAGACAATACTGGGATTGTGCGTGAATCTCGTCAGTGATCTTTCCTATAAATGTGACTGTACTCAATGACTTTGCTTTTACCAATTCCAGCCAGTCTTTTGATATTGAACATAGAATGTATATGATCCTGGAAACCATGAACAGGGTGGTATAggctgtggcttttttttttttttttttttttttagttattcaaTCAGCTACAAAACATCCAATCCTTGAAGTCCTTTATTTTACCCACAGGCTTGTTGCTAGGAATCAAAGCCACATGCCACTAGCCAGTACCCCAAAggatgcctttaaaaaaaaaattaaattggagacaaggtctcacggtcgcccaggatggagggcagtggcatgatctccgctcactgctgcctcaacctcctcggctcaagtgatcctcccacctcagtctcctgaatagctgggactatcggtgcatgccaccatgccatgctaatttttaaattttttttgtacggatagggtctcaccacgttgtccaggctggtctcaaactcttgggctcaagtgatctgcctgcctcggcctcccaaagggctgggattataggcgtgcacctgTCATATCTTTAAATCATGAATCAAGGATGAGAAAACCTCCTGGTATAGTCCGTACTCTGCTTTTATTAGGATAAGAGGTCAGACAAGACTTTCTCATGGGAAGTCCCTGATGAACCTTAGTTAcactaattattatttattatttttattttttaacattttattcatttatttatttatttgtttgtttttgagatggagtcttgctctgttgcccaggctagagtgcaatggcgtgatctcggctcactgcaacctccgcctcccgggttcaagccagtctcccaagtagctgggactataggcatgtgccaccatgctcgactaatttttgtatttttagtagagacagggtttcactacgttggccaggctggtctcaaactcctgacctcaagtgatccacccaccttggcctccaaaagtgcttgaattaaaggcgtgagcaaccgcgcctAGCCACATTGATGacgatgattattattatttagaggtggagtcttgctctgtcacccaggctgggatacagtggtgatcacagctccctgtagcctccaactcctgggctcaagcaatcatcctgcctcagcctctcacatagCTAGGACTagagatgtgcaccaccacaacaggctaatttttaaatttttttgtagagacagagtctcactttgttgcccaggctggtctcaaactcttgggctcaagtggtcctcccaccttggcctcccaaaatactgggattataggcatgagcaactgcactcGGCCATCACACTGattattagtttgcatttttgagTGATTGTGTTTATTCTAAGTGATACGATTTTTCATCCATGATAACAAGGGACAGTCATAAAAGGAGGAAGAcctatcttcatttttttccacgatggggtctcactctgtcacccaggctggagtgcagtggcacaatctcggctcactgtaacctccacctcccaggttcaagtgattctcctgcctcaacagcctgagtagctgggactacaggcatccaccaccacacccggttgattttggtatttttagtagagatggggtttcaccatgttggccaggctgatctcaaactcctgccctcaagtgatccacctgcctcagcctcccaaagggctgggattataggcgtgtgccactgcgcctggccaacagtcATATTGTTGATACCACACCTACTAAAGCAAACTCTTGGGAAAATACTGATTGAGGCGACACCCTGAAGCAAACCTTGTTTGCAATCCTTGCTATTTAGACTTTGCTGACAAATGTGATTTCATACAAACAAGTTTCATATCAATAAGTCTTCTGTGTATGTAGCTTTCTTGGACCCACtcaatatttgcattttcagGGAAAAAGAAGACTGTCCAATTGGCTGACCAAGGACAATAATGATCTCTTTCCTTAAAGTGCTAACTCCCCAGGAGGAATGGGAAAGGCGTGAAGAGGGGCTCCCCCACAGAGCCATAATGGGGAGCAGCTCAGCACCCCGAGTCGCCTTCTGGGCTTGGGGAGCCTCTGGTCTGAACTTGATGATGTCTTCTGTCCTGCAGTTCCCCCTGCAGTGGTTTGGAGTCCCTGCCATTCTGAAAGGCTGGTTTGAGCGAGTGTTTGTAGGAGAGTTTGCTTACAGGCTCGCTGCCATGTATGACAAAGGACCCTTCCAGGTAGGTAGACGGTTCTGAATGCTCTGACAGCCGGCTTCTGGGTGGTCTGTCCTGAtgcaggttttgtttgtttgtttgttgtttgttgttttttgtttttgagatggagtttccctcttgtcgcccaggctggagtgcaatggtgcattctcggctcactgtaacctctgcctcctgggttcaagcaattctcttgcctcagcctcctgaatagctgggattacaggcatgggccaccacacctggctaattttgtatttttagtagagacagggtttctccacattggttaggctggtcttgaactcctgacctcaggtgatccagccccctcagcctcccaatgtgctgggattacaggtgtgagccgccgcacccggctcTGATGCAGGGTTTTGAGCACAATTAGATCCTAAGCCTAGGCTCCGGGTCCTTTGGGAGAGATGCATGATCAAGTTTTTACAGATGGAATGACATGATATttgggatttgttttaaaatgctccagaggctgagcatggcggctcacacctgtaatttcagcactttgggaggccgagacaggcagatcacctgaggtcaggagtttcagaccagtctggccaacatggcaaaaccccatctctactaaaaatacaaaaattagctgggtgtggtggtgggcccctataatcccagctacttgggaggctgaggcaggagaattgcttgaaacccaggaggtggaggttacagtgagccaagatcgcaccactgcactccagcctgggcaacaaagcaagactccgtcttaaaaaaataaaataaaaggccaggcgtggtggctcacacctgtaatcccagcactttgggaggccaaggtgggcagatcatgagttcaggagatcgaaaccatccggtgaaacctcgtctctactaaaaatacaaaaaattagccaggcgtggtgggcacctgtagtcccagctacttgggaggctgaggcaagataattgcttgaaccaggaaggcagaggttgcagtgagccgagatcgcaccactgcactccagcctgagtgagagagcgagactccatatcaaaaacaaaaacaaaaacaaaaacaaaaattagccagatgtggtggtgagcgcctgtaatcccaactacttgggaggctaaggctggagaatcacttgaacccgggagacagttTGCAGTTAGTCGAgagggtgccactgcaccccagcctgggtgacagagccagactctgtctcagagaaaaaaaaagaatgaaaaaataaaataaaataaaatgctccaGAGAAAAAGGGGGTCATGGGTCGAGCTAAAACTAGAATGGCAAAATACTGAGAGATGAAGATGAGTGATAGATGCAGTACTATTTTCTCATTTACGTGTGttaaaaatttccataataaaaacaaaagaaggccTGTCTTCATTTTTTGGAGGCCCAAATCCTGCACAGGGAACCCTTCAAGACCTTCCAGATGAAAGAGCTTGTCCTACGCCATGCCTAGCCTGTGGGAGGATGGATGAGAACGCCCAGTAACTCCACCTAGGcagccagcagccagcactgATTTTGGATGTGGTGACAGCCTCGCCCTGAGCCACACGTGGGGGTTTGGAATCCTTGGTTTGCCCCAGGCCGCTGGTCTGTAGACCGTCTAGGCTGGCACTCCTGCAGAGTCATACTGTGTAGCTCAGGGGAGCCAAAGTATGAAGTAACATAAACAGCAAATAGGACAGACTTGTGTGTTCTTGTCCCTGGAGCTGTTTCATTAACTTCTTGTCACAAGGGGATGTGGAGGGGAATGaagtttgttattgtttttttcttttgcagagtaAGAAGGCAGTGCTTTCTATCACCACTGGTGGCAGCGGCTCCATGTACTCTCTGCAAGGGATCCATGGGGACATGAATGTCATTCTCTGGCCAATTCAggtacctcattttcttttcttttcttttttttttctttgagacggagtctcgctctgtcacctaggctggacagcagtggcaccatctcggcttactgcaacctctacccactgggttcaagcgattctcctgcttcagcctactgagtagctgggattacaggcgcccgccaccacactcagctaatttttgtatttttagtagagacggggtcttgccatgttagccaggctggtttcaaactcttgacctcaaatgatcctcctgcctcagcctcccaaagtactgggattacaggcatgagccactgcacccggccaggtaCCTCATTTTCAACGAACCTTCAGGGGAATTCATTAATTGAGCCTTCTATGGGGTTCAAAACCTCAAGATAGCATCTGAAAATAGATCTTGAGTTGTGAAGATGAAAGCGTGGTCATGATTCAGAATGACGGGAGCTTCCTTTAGGAACTTGCCTGCCTTCCtgggtgcctgtgtgtgtgaaACACACCTGCACGTGCGTGTGTTCAAACAGCATTCTCTCCCAGCCAAGGACTAGTGTGAATCACTACCCTTGATTTGTTTAGCCGTGGGCCCTGGTCTCACCAGATGACTGACATCTCTCTCCAGCCTTCCTGTCCTTCTCCAGGTTGCTGATACAGTCTCACAGACTATTAGAGCCCAAGACAATTTAAGAAATGATttactgagaggctgaggcagaaggatcgcttgagcccaggactttgagaccagcctgggcaacatagtgagaactcatctctacaaaaaaaaaaaaaaaaaaaattagcatacacctgtggtcccagctatttgggagtctaaggcgacagacccaggagttcgaggctgcagtatgATCAGCCTCgaactatgatcgcaccactgcatgccagcctgggatacagggcaagaccctgtttcaaacaaaaaagaaataatttgtctAGCCAGTTTatacatggataaaactggataAAACTGAAGCCTGGGGTGGGCTTATTGGTGTTATCAGACCCTCAGGATAATTTCTATAAAGAGGGAGGTTGGAGAGAAGAGCCAATGAGAGGCCACTTATGAAAATCATTTATCAAGACTCAtctgggcctgtaatcccagcactttgggagaccagcactttggtggatcacttgaggtcaggagttcgagaccagcctggtaaacatggttaaaccctgtctctactaaagatacaaaaattagctga contains:
- the NQO1 gene encoding NAD(P)H dehydrogenase [quinone] 1, whose protein sequence is MVGKRALIVLAHSERTSFNYAMKEAAVAALKKKGWEVAESDLYAMNFNPIISRKDITGKLKDPANFQYADESILAYKEGRLSPDIVAEQKKLEAADLVIFQFPLQWFGVPAILKGWFERVFVGEFAYRLAAMYDKGPFQSKKAVLSITTGGSGSMYSLQGIHGDMNVILWPIQSGILHFCGFQVLEPQLTYSIGHTPADARIQILEGWKKRLENIWDETPLYFAPSSLFDLNFQAGFLMKKEVQDEEKNKKFGLSVGHHLGKSIPTDNQIKARK